One segment of Carassius auratus strain Wakin chromosome 2, ASM336829v1, whole genome shotgun sequence DNA contains the following:
- the LOC113118415 gene encoding phakinin-like: protein MPLPRRRSSFLGQAASERPGGVGRMSAAGTSAPRGVFVGMAPTGGTSSLGARVSRRALGIHSVFLHCLRSTSVPVVTQPGQRGQQFGFDSLNTCLLEYRDKVHALEQLNQQLEEQIRHCLDRKAVSAGTWTGLKQDWEDVYMQVSEAILDNARLMLQTENVQANAEDFKDRYENEQPFRKALEEEINSLYKVIDDANLTGLDLEKEIDSMKNELMSLDQNHMEDVRAIYKQMSDREVDEPDAPTETSLDQILAFIRSHWEKVIEKNRAETDAYLECKQTENVASKLSREEEEFESLKTECSDAGCKIQSLQAETESIRALKRGLENTLNDAKHWHGIELQNLGSVIAKLEAELNDVRGDIEQQRRDYETLLNNKMKLEMEIGTYHGILDGEESRFYSSTFLGGSSVPEGRTDPTPGPQSSAQTEGSNAPGAPEESKPE, encoded by the exons ATGCCTTTGCCACGACGCCGATCCTCCTTCCTGGGCCAGGCTGCTTCCGAGCGGCCCGGCGGTGTTGGTCGCATGAGTGCTGCAGGGACCTCTGCGCCTCGGGGGGTGTTTGTAGGCATGGCTCCCACTGGAGGTACCAGCAGCCTGGGTGCACGTGTGTCTCGCAGAGCTCTGGGCATCCACAGCGTGTTTCTGCATTGCCTTAGAAGCACCAGTGTTCCTGTGGTGACCCAGCCTGGGCAACGAGGCCAACAGTTTGGCTTTGACAGCCTCAACACGTGCCTGCTGGAGTACCGCGATAAAGTTCATGCTCTGGAGCAACTCAACCAACAGCTGGAGGAACAGATCAGACACTGCTTGGATCGAAAGGCTGTCAGCGCTGGAACATGGACTGGCCTGAAACAAGACTGGGAGGATGTTTATATGCAG GTCAGTGAGGCCATCCTGGACAATGCTCGACTTATGCTCCAGACTGAGAATGTTCAAGCCAATGCAGAGGACTTTAAAGACAG GTATGAGAATGAGCAGCCATTCCGTAAAGCACTCGAAGAGGAAATTAACTCTCTGTACAAAGTCATTGATGACGCAAACCTGACCGGGTTGGACCTGGAGAAGGAGATTGACAGTATGAAGAATGAGCTAATGAGTCTGGACCAAAATCACATGGAG GATGTTAGAGCGATCTATAAGCAGATGTCCGACCGTGAGGTTGATGAGCCAGATGCTCCCACTGAGACCAGCCTGGACCAGATTCTAGCTTTTATCCGCTCTCACTGGGAGAAGGTCATTGAGAAGAACCGTGCTGAGACTGATGCCTACCTTGAGTGCAAG CAAACTGAAAATGTGGCCAGTAAGCTGAGTCGAGAGGAAGAGGAGTTTGAGAGTCTGAAGACAGAGTGCAGTGACGCTGGGTGCAAGATTCAGAGTCTGCAGGCCGAAACAGAGTCTATTAGAGCTCTG AAACGTGGCCTGGAGAACACCCTCAATGACGCCAAGCACTGGCATGGCATTGAGCTGCAAAATCTGGGCTCTGTTATCGCAAAGCTGGAGGCGGAGCTCAACGACGTCCGCGGGGACATCGAGCAGCAGCGCCGTGATTACGAAACCTTACTCAACAACAAGATGAAGCTGGAGATGGAGATTGGAACATATCATGGAATCCTGGATGGAGAGGAGAGCAGATTCTACTCCTCAAC GTTCCTCGGTGGTTCTTCAGTACCTGAGGGAAGAACTGATC